Below is a window of Lepisosteus oculatus isolate fLepOcu1 chromosome 8, fLepOcu1.hap2, whole genome shotgun sequence DNA.
TCGTTTATTTAGTGTTTCTAAATCCAGGAATATAGAAAACAGCCAgccaatgtgttttctttttgtaatctATCTTGATTTAAAGGCAGGACCTAActtgataatatttttttttctgccaagcAGTATCAGGTTAAAACAAGACTGGTTTAGactaaactattattattacttttatttattattgttactgGGAAGCCTTCACACTTTTTTGAAGCCTAACGTTAGTTTAACAAACTGAAACGAGGTATTAAGAAACTCGCACTTTGGGGAAAGCATCTCTTTTGGGATTCCTTATCCAGACCAATTAATGAGGCAATCTGCTTGAATGGAACCTGTTTGCTGAAATGGGATTCAATCTGTCGTCTAAGACACTTGCATTTTCAACAGCAGAGCAACTCAACAGCAGAGCAACATTTTCAACAGCAGAGCAACTCAGAAGTCCTGGAGTTCAGAATAACACAAACATCCAttcatccgttttctaactgtttcttcCAGTGTAGGGTTGTGGAGGAGCCAGAGCTTATCCCAACAAACAGGCTACACCCTAGACGAGATGCCAACCTTTCGCAGGGCTGACACATAGACTCAAACACAAAGACACACTTACATCTAGGGCCAGTTGtcccagaaaccagttaacctaccagtatgttttttgaGTGTTGAGAGGAAGCAAGAGCACCCAGAGGGGACATATGCAAACACggtgagaacatgcaaactccacacagacagcaccccaagcctggaactgaacccaggaccccagcgctgAGCAGCACGAACAGTATCCACTGCGCCACCCACAACATGGCAACTGCAGATGGCTccaaatgaatttaaaataagagggaaaaaaatctaTAACAACCCTACTCTCTTGTTTTGTCCTGCAGGAAGGTAAGGGGCTCTGCCGGGGGTTCGCAGTGGGACCCCCGGTACGCCCTGAAGAGGTACCTCCTCCTCAAGTACCTGCAGGTGCTGGTTCTGCCCTCTGGGAACGGCCTGGTGTCCACCCTGGGCCTGCTGGGCAGCCTGTACGCCGGCCTGCTGCTGCGCTCCCCCTGTGTCTCCCGCAAGGCCTCCACCGTGCTGCTGTCCCAGCTGGCCTGGGCCGACGGGCTGGTGCTGCTGCACCGGGGGCTGGGGGTGCTGCAGGGGCAGGCGGGGGGCCCCCTGGAGGGGCTCCGCCGGGGGCTCCTGACGGCCAACGAGCACGCCAGCGTCCTGCTGCTCAGCTGCCTCAGCCTGGAGGCCTTCCTGGTGATCCTGCGGCCGGTGGAGTCCCGGGCCCTGCGGACGGCGCACAGCGCCCAGCTGGCCTGCACGGCGATCTGGGCGGCCGTGCTGGGAGAGCTGGCCACGCTGCAGGCCGCGGGCTCCGGTTTCCACGGAGACGAGGGCAGCGTACTGTCCCTGGTGCTCCAGATCTGCCTGCAGGTGGCGCCCCTCCTCCGCCTCCTGTCCCGCGGTCTGGGGGGGTTCCTGTGGCTCAGCAATGCCTACATCTATTACGCACTGTACAATCACAGCCACCTGCGCAGGAAGGGCAACTTCCACTAGCGCAGACACTATGTGGCTGGAGGTCGCTCGGCATTGTCATACCTGAACACAGTCCAGAGGTACGACCCCATCACAGACAACTGGTTGGACTCCAGTGGCATGAAGTACTGTCGCTGTAACTTTGGTCTGACTGCCCTTTGACAATTAATATGACCGGATGACGAAACTGGACTAACAGAAGGTAGAAACTGGTTGTTTGCTCCAGGAAAAGACACTTTTTGCTTGGGTGCTCTTTTATTGCGATGCCTCATTATCttcccgtgtgtgtgtgtgtgtgtgtgtgtgtgtgtgtgtgtgtgtgtgtcttttttccccccaaagtgCAGTAAACCTTGGGTTTTACAGACTTCGGATTTAAAAGACAGAATCTGCCCAAGGGGAAACGGTGGCTTGCAAAATCAGAAATACCGGAGTCCGCCCCCCCCCGTAACGATGAGAGTCgtgaagtaaaagtaaaaaacttaGGTTTGAAGTTCAGGTGCCCTGTAGCGCTAGGCCAAATACTTGCGATGGGTTTTGTAAGGTTCAGCAAAATTCTATTACTGATATTTATTACACAGGGAATAAACAGCTTGAATATTAATGATAAAGGGCAGAAGGACATTTTTGACTGTATTGATTGCAACTGTTTCGAAAATAAGTCAAAACATCCAGCAAGCGTATTTGAATTCTCATATTATTACGATAATTGCGCGTATTAAAAAAGCCATTTGTGATTTAACAGACATTCGGCAATAACGCAATCCCTTCTCCTCTGTACGTCCATTAAACCCAGGGTTTACTGTATTTCGGTTCCTTTTCGATGTATTTGTGTTATTCTATCGGACTGCATGTAAAACTTTAGTTCAGGGCTCAGCTGGGAACCATTACTCAGCAGTCTGAGGATGCGGAACACAGGTGTTATTGTGGAAATGTATTCAGGCTGCTTCCACATCCCTGCGAGCAATCAAGCCTGCTCACATTTGAGTTGTCAAACGCAAGGGCTCAGGACTACGACTCTTTCAGGAAGAGCTTATTTCTCCCACTTTTCACTGAAACATCTGCGTGAGCGGGACAGGAGGAGGAGTGTCCGGGGCTGTCGTACCAGATATGTCCAGGACAACAGCCCGTCAGCACTCTGTAGGCGGCAGCCCTGGACAGCTTTCCCTCGCCAGCGGACGGGCCAGATCTCCAGGATCGCTTCCCAGGCACTGGCGATTTGTGGAGAGGAACAGAAAAAACCGGGGAGGAAATACGAGTTCTCTCATTCGGCAACGTGCTGGTTCACGTTGACCTGTAGCTGAGTAATGCCAGACGCCTTGCCCAACAGGACAGACGAAAGGAAAAGCTTTCGTGACGAAACGCTGCAGTTCTCCGCGGACCCGTGATTCACTCCCATCGCGACCGTGTTAAGGGGTGCCTTGGCACGCGCTCTCCGTGACGTCACAAGCCCTAGCGTGAGCGCCAGGAGGAGGAGAACGTGCCCAGACTCGAAGGCACAGGCGCGGTACCTTCGCGAATTGTGAAGCGCACTGGGATCATATGGGTTGACTCAATGCAGAAATGTGCAGTCACACACAGGGCTCCGGATTGTGCACTGAAAAGGTTATGGATCCAGGTACTATGGCGCCTCAACTCAGACAGCTCGAGTAAAAACCCCGGTCTTGTAAATGGATGTTCTCCATTATGTGAATTGGTtccattaattattattattattattattattattattattattattattattattattattatgtgactGTGATATTTTGTGGTATTTATTTtggtattattatttaaaacgtGTCCATGGCATTTGTTTGaatgaaataaagtatttaaaaatggaaaaacgaCAGTGGTTTGTGCTGTTTAGATGTTAGCTTCACCTACCCTACCTCATAGAGATCTTCAAATACCGGCGCATACGGTAACTAATGTAAGAACACTGAACTTGCGTTAGCTAATTTTTCGTAATTGGCGTCAGGataattcagtttttaaacACAAGCAAAGGCAATGGtcatttcagaaagaaaagttcTATTCCTATGAGCCCTGTAACTGTGAATTATTAAtagtaaatgaacttggacCGAAAAAAAAGTCAAGGTGCAACAAAGGTATTTTTGAGTAAGTTAAGGAGTTTTAAAGTAGAAAGCACAATGATgaaccaacaaaaacaagctGAACAAGGTGATCAGGACAATGCGTCCTTGGACTGAATAACATATCTAATGAAGTGACATATTATTAGTCTTGACATTAAATCTTAGATGACCCCTCTCATCCACTCCTTCTAGAACATACTCTCCTACCTTCCAAATGGAGGTACCAGATCCCTTCTATAAAGAGTAAGAAAGCATTTACTGCCTTTATACCTAAAAGTATTCAATTGTAGAACCGTGAAATGATTGTTTGAAGGTAGGGATCTTATTATTGTTGTAGTTTCAGACACCTTACTAATTGTCTGTTCTCGTCTTATGATGGTGGACAGAGTCCTGACTGAGCAACGTTGgtaaatgttgttttggatcaTGGTATTGCACTGTATGGTACTGTCATATATGTTATGAGCTATTGATGTGAAATAGAAATTCCCTTAGGGTTAATAAAGGTTAAATCAAATTAATCTAATTCATTAACATGCGACGTACACAGATTGTCACATGGACTTACAAACGATATAAAACTTTGCAGTGCAGATAAGAGAGTGTGTCAAGTCTCAGTTGTTGGCCAAGGAGAAACCCTTCAGTGTGGTCCAAGATACCCAAGATAAACACTAGGACCCTTCAGGGCCTGATAGCTTGAGGCTGTGGGATGTAAGGATGTGATCTAATTTCTAGAAGCAAATCGAGTGAAAAAACAATCAAGTACCAATCAGATGAGATTGACCTAATGGGGAAATTCAATGCAAGGATTAAATGCCACTTACCGGTCAACATAAGCTTTAAGTGCAGTGGGAGGAAATGGTATTACAGAATTACAAAAGGAAGACAAGACGTTTATCAAATTAGCCTTTATGACAAATAAAGTCTGCGACAATATAATTGTATCTATAAACACTTTACAGCTGACATTGGGAATTACTTACATTAGTCGAGGTAAACGGCTCATTTATGGTCATTTACGGTCCTTCTTCTAGGGTGATACTTGTAATTTATTATGCAATAGGAGTTCCAACGGTGTaggttttttttatacaaaaatgaCACATGGGAGGATGTCACTGGACCCATGCTATTCGCTTGGTTCATATAATCATCTCAGAACCCCAACCAAATATTTTCCACGACCCAAGCCAGGAAATGAGTTTCCATCACATTCAGCCTTTTTGGTCCATGGGGAAAAGATTAAAACCCAGATGGTATGAAATCCTTTATTCTTTTGTTAAACGTAATTACCGAATATTTTTAACTGCTCCCTGAGGCTTGACAACACACCTCCCAGAGTTTGAGTAACACACAGTACGTCACCTGTAGCCTGGGAGCTCCTGCCATTACTCATTCGGAATGAAGAGCTTCTCCCCTTTCTCGTCTGGTGCATCTGCATGTTTATTTTCACCTAACCTGTAGTTTATCAAATCTTTTCCAAATGATCGCAGCTGCTCTCACCCCGAGTTCTCATGTCTCACTGGCAGATAGGCTGCGAGGGTCCGAACAGACGACCCCTGTCTATTCTGAATGTCTTTTTTATGGGGTCACATTGTTCGCAGGTGCAGCCGATTTCTGGCTTTGCTCGTGAGAACGTCAGATTCTACAGTTGTGGGTGTGTCCATCATTGCCTCCTGGCAGCTCTTACCCCCTTTTACACTCCCAATTCAGCTTCCCTGTTACACCCAGTTATTCAAAGACTTTGAACTTATGAAGCAGTTACCAAGAAATTGAAGCTGATTGTAAACGTATGCAGTGGCTTTCATCAGAAACGGatctcaaagggctttacaaaGCCAGCAGACGCCAGCTCAAATAAACAGATTTTGCTCTAAGGTTCATCAAGCACTGGGTCTTGAGAACACAGCAAACACGGCATAGTGTTAAGAGCACCAGCACATATGAACGAACACAACATCTAGGGAAACGAAAGTGTTTCAACAGAAACTGCAGACCAATCGCAATTTATCGATACAAGAGTTGTGTTTTCTAGGGAGTTCTTGTCCCACAGAAGAATTACACAGTCCTGAAAGAAATTCTCACTTCTGATGACTGATTTGCTTTTAACATTAGGAAGGCTAAATTACATTCACGAATAAGATTCAGCTCTGGTTACTGCCGTTACTGTCACTGTTACAGTTAGGCTGGAGAGAGGGACAGTGCAAAGAGGAAATAACAAGTCCAATCAAGTGCTCATCACATTGAAGTACGCTGACCTTAACCAGCACTCTGCCCCGACTTCTCAAAACTCAGGCTTCCTCCTTCTCAAATCTTTCACTTGTGTCAGATTCTCATCTTCCTGGTGCGAGGGAGGATGCCGCTGTCCGGTGAAGCTGAAGGAACAGGGTCAGTGTGAGAACAGTGGAGCCTATCGGCCAGAGCACTGATCACCCCCCTGAGACGCTGCTGCTCTGCTAGTTAAACATGAACTGTGTTTCAGTGAACCGTTCTTGGCTTTAGCACATGAGcgtttaattaaaatgtcagtAAGCGCAGTAATTCTTACAATCATGTATACCACAAGGGAGTCAGGCTCCTGCCTGAAACTGTGTTGATGGACCAGTAGGTGCCGGGCCACCTCTCTGAATAACAAAGTCTTCCATATGCGTTTTTTCAAACCCTAACAAAATACTGGACACCAATTTCTGACAGGCAGTGCCAAGCTAAGGAAAGTGCCATCTTTGGGATGAGAAGCTCAGCTAGATCCCATCCAAGTCGCATCCAAGTCCACGTCGGGACTCAATCCAAAACACATTGGCAAACCATGAGGTCAGCTTCATGTCAAAACAACTTCATTAAGTCACGGAAGGCCCAGGCTGTTGCAAGCCAAGAGTGGCATGGTCCGAGCTGGCGGAGGGGGCATGTCTCGCCCCATCAACTTTATCACTGACTGCAAAGGAGCAAAATTCAATGCACACAGGATGGTAAAGCAGaggacaaaaacaaacataGGTAAAGACAAAAAGCAAAATCTAACAGCCCCATAACATGTCTGTGGATCGAGAGAAGTGGACACGTGTGGGCAGTTCTTtagtgtcctgtactgtagtTCTTCCTCTTATGTCAGATTGCACTTCTGCAGCCCTTTGACAGGAAACACCCTCAGAGGGGTACACCACTAATGAGGAGAGGAAGTGCCGGAGGGTTTGttatgttttgaaaaatgaaaaactttgctcaaagatttttttttaaagtctgcaGAGAAAGAAGGAGTACACCGGGTTTAGAATCTTTGTAAAAGCGCCACTGCTAGAAAATGATTCTGTAGGTTTGATATTAACACCATCTGCCCCGGAGTTTGCTGTAACATCTCTGGGCCGGTCCATGTGGTTAGACAGGTTCCTGACAGATACGCCTCACTCGCTGTTGAGGTGAAGTGTTAACACAACACGCCTCTTTCTTTATTGGCTTTTCTACCATTTATCGCAGTTGTGAGGTGCAAGTCAGCCTGTTTATTTCTGATATAAATGATTTACCACCCTTGTTTAACACGTTAATAAACAAAAAATTCAACAGGCCCTTTAAAGGTCGCTCCTAACTCTGTTTCAAGACTCTCACTTAGAACAAACCTCTCgagggggggaggaggggggtatATGGAAGGAACACAGGCCTAGATCTTATCAAGTCGCGTGCAGCTACCGACCCATTTCAAAAACTCATTGCTCCTCCTGTCAGatactgtgtttttgttttttttgggttGTGGCTTTGAACTAACTTTTGCACATTTTCCATTGAAAATCCTCAGGATCTCAGGCTTGTAGGGCTGCATATTACGAATGCatgaataagataagatcatgtTATAGGCCATGAACACTTTCTTGCACTAGGAATTGTCTTTTTCGCAGACCccatcttgctctccatgagacacaccgacggggagagaagctggggggtcagagtgcagggtcggccatttatacagcgcccctggagcagctggggttaagggcctcactcaggggcccaacggagtaggattcctctgccggccgtgggatatgaaccttccagccacaggcgcagatccttagccaaagAGCGACCACTAAGCCCCTTTTTTTTAAGATCTGTATCTGAATACAGATAATACTGGCACCCATCCCATTCCTAAATACTTCTTCTAACTCAGGGCCATGGGGGGAGGTGGAGCCTATCCCCGGAGgaaacgggtgcaaggcaggccACACCCTGGGCGGGATGCCAGCCTATCGCGGGgcacgcacagacacagacactcacaccagggccagctttcccagaagccagtcaaCCTGCCAGTCTcgggactgcgggaggaaacccgagcgaacacagggagaacatacaaactccacgcagacagcaccccagctcAGGAGCTGGACCCAGGATCCTCAGCGCCGTGAGGCAGCAACGCTCACCACTGCGCCACCTTGCTGCCAGCTGCTGGAATCACAACACACGAAATGATTTAGGAGTATTCAGTGACCTAGATTGATCAAATGCCCTCATATTGCCAGCAAACATTCTTACACGGTACCCTTATTTACCACGGAAGGAGGCCTTGCCCACAGGGAGCGGCAGGGATCAGACCAGCAGACCCTCTTCCCTGGGGGAGGCCCACTTTCAAGCCCAAGTTTCGTACAAGCAGGACACAGTCAACTTTTGGAAATAACAGCCTTCATGCAAAATACGGATCATACTGTTAACTGAAACAGGGCAAACCAGGTAACGGAATCGTCGATAAATGAGACAAAACAGGGTGCTGGATTAATGTGCCTACCTCGGGATGGTGTGTTTTCATGGGGACACCCTGTCACCCACTCAGATAGCAAAtaatcttataataataattgcttacacttctatagcgcttttctggacactccactcaaagcgctttacaggtaatggggtcacCCCTCCACCACAAAGAAACAGAAAGGCCCTGCACCCTGGTCATAATGTTGATAACTAATGGGATCTTTGCATAACTGAGTATTAAAGGCATCGCCTTCTGCCAATCTGAAGCAAATTAGAGTAACTGTTACTTTACTTCTCATTATATGGCTCTATTCTTAAATATCGGCACTGCCGATCTCTAACTACAAAGCACTTCTTTGTTGTTCAATTAGTTACCTCTAATCACCAAAATCCAGCCATTAAGAgtacaaaacaataaatataacCATATATGCGCAATATGCTGGTTTCCAGAGCTGCCCCCGTGTTCGAATTTCATATGAAATGACGGCAGGAGGGGACAATCGCCTCAGGTAATTACAGTGAACTGTGGCCCACTTTCATTCTGAGCCAGCTATCTGATGTGAGATACGAACAAGAGACAAGTCGGTACAGGGGTGCCACTCGCTGTGACTACCCGCAAGCGAGTCTGCGCTCTGGGTCTGATTAGGGCGCTAAGTGACCGTGTTTCTGTGTTATCGGCTCGAACATCGCGAGGAGACACACGGATGAGTTGCGTGGATTGGATCCTGTGCATGTCTGTGACAGAGTGAAAGTATTTGGTCAGGGGTCATCGGTTTCTACTGTTTTTGTATAACAGCaattaaacatgaaaacacTGCTGTGGCGTACGTGGAGACGGGCTTGAGTCTTCTAAGTACTTCTGCTAAACTTAAGTTTACCGAGTACTGGGATCAATTTCCAGCCGCGGGTGTTGAACTACattgttaaatataaaaataaactacagaTGCCATACACGCCAATAAcataaagtaatgttattatCTAATAAAATGACCGAATAATAACATAACAAACTACATTATTTACCCTTTTCTCTTATTTATTGTCCTATCGGTAAActctagtagttcaggtgggaagctgcgtcagcatgtgtaggctgcaaaggaacgagtaataggttttttccacgctgaaaaaaagaagaaaacacagcgtttcggccgtggagccttcttcaggtgtgagagacagggcagtaagcaaaggtaatgtagcgggagagcaaaggctgggagagaggaggagcgagaggcgggagcaggggacagaaagagaggccaatcaggaggtgcgaagtcaggataggtgaagagaggtgtgaaatgaaacctaagTAAATATCCTTCCCATTTTTACTTCATTTCTCCGTCCCCGGGAAAATAACATGCAACAATGATACCAAGTTCACATTTACTTCTGGAGACGTACTGTAGCACTGTAGCGCACAGTAACCCCTCGGTTTCGCGGACTAATGGGGAGAAGAGGTGTCCGTTAGTCCAGAAAGTGAGTTAAATCACGAATAGTGTTTTTTTCAGCCGGGAAACATTGCTATATGAGAAAATAGatatactacatactgtataagcttcCTGGAGTTTTTGACTTATTTTAACTATCATAATCAACACCATCAATGAAAATTGGTTCTGTATCTTTTTATCCTAGATATACAAGCGCTTTATTTCACGTGTCatgtgtaaatatactgtatacaattcgCTTAAGCGTTTGAAACACAAATATCCATCCTTAGCAATTGACCTACCACTAGAGGACACTGTTGAAATTCCTGAACTATGTAGTATTTATTATTCTACAGAAAAAAGTTTAGCAGATTTAGCAGAAACGTCCGATAAATCGAGGgtctactgaaaaacacacgAGCACACAGGATCGTGTGTACTGCTCATCATTGGCCAGTAGGTGATgctgtttcattaaaaaaagattagcgAGGTCTTGGAAAGGGAGCGACCAAAATCTTTCAGCGTCCTTCACGTCAATCAACACGGTGATTTCGAATGACCTCCTAATTCGTTTTCACTAACCTTGCAAGCTGGATCTGTTCGTTTGTAAAAACTACATACATAGAAGTGTTATACTGACGTCCTTCGATGTGTGACTCAAACACGGACAGGTTAATTCAACAAGTCAGCATGTCGAGGCGTCCATTTTCGAACCGCTTCCTgcgtccaattcagggtcacgggggagcaaGAGGTCACCCTGGGCGAGGCAGTCAATACGACTCCTCAAGAGAAAATCGATCGGACTTCAGTCAAGGA
It encodes the following:
- the LOC107077896 gene encoding type-1 angiotensin II receptor-like, with protein sequence MELMRDFSAKLSSHHQAKVRGSAGGSQWDPRYALKRYLLLKYLQVLVLPSGNGLVSTLGLLGSLYAGLLLRSPCVSRKASTVLLSQLAWADGLVLLHRGLGVLQGQAGGPLEGLRRGLLTANEHASVLLLSCLSLEAFLVILRPVESRALRTAHSAQLACTAIWAAVLGELATLQAAGSGFHGDEGSVLSLVLQICLQVAPLLRLLSRGLGGFLWLSNAYIYYALYNHSHLRRKGNFH